One genomic segment of Erpetoichthys calabaricus chromosome 7, fErpCal1.3, whole genome shotgun sequence includes these proteins:
- the LOC114654990 gene encoding uncharacterized protein LOC114654990 isoform X4, with protein sequence MFVIVRSKKRVKPVKRIIIKVKKRKKKSKSTNTEGPTGVPCSVSTDFEEVESDLGTSGSGSFYYEIPHESPTVPKKPTRMKTKSREEAISEFYDMPAGPSSFTDPDLLTKSVEIYKDDKMAMVSSKPIEASSPVLAKQATHIDVKEEQKPQMSKTEPSELPIMAGQAGPPRRAMSIAGETEMGPETSMPLSYMIPNGAKEILKIKIKKEKDKGITEAEAFEIPEDTQLPLDGTHIKVKQEKEQGAAPAVHGEMPTDQYRQFLVKVEKDVEKLVPLPTEIPSKDPTMRAQYVKVKSEKESEILPSDLDLTATFDTKDPAKRAQLVKFKSEDEKFFRIPHTSSPGTPLQRAHSVVLRSEEAKESILHYSKPPDGTPATGLMKEPPHLTIKSEPETEVAAFPPPQSVVLKSDEEAEKQDELPSAGPLEWVQHQPSSLKKKIGPDHYGMLSEAPSEQITIKFEKPMERSASIGLVKSAQHMILTSVEQAETVRSDQYLMSPKGPGKTDQHARTPKEVSKSKMSEMDVRPPTKDPTELAQHVIIKSEENMEILKMPVEVPSTDLAKPGQPIVMESDEESKPEISTGVFSKGFTMLAQRLFRSESEKDTSEIPAAVLTKVLLKQAKGVRTESKEFQDDSTYDIHLGFPSDGPAKRAQHVHSKIKDEKDTTETAEGVPYNRSAKLAQNEVAKLEEDSKFETRISVLPKGIAKWAQRFFGSEAESEESTSDVSEGIPTQGSAKQAEYVITETKDEQNDDTSEMFTGVPNRGPEKWVQHVAMESKEELLKNINEMPVGVHSKGYRKQGNHVVVESGDEQEDFEMVVGVPSKGPAKRAKSVVIESEEEQKQKRSEMPVGFPSKGLAKRSKSVVIKSEKEQEDERFEMPVGFPSNGLAKRAKSVVIEPEEELLRNTTRVPVEVHSKGPRKQGKYVIVESGDEQEDFEMVVGVPSKGPAKQAKRIVVESEEKKEYNTSEWPVGVPSKGPAKRAKSVVIESEEEQKQKRSEMLVVFPSKGPAKRSKSVVIKSEKEQEDERFELPVGFPSKGPAKRSKSVRIEPEEELLKNTTRVPVEVHSKGPRKQGKYVIVESGDEQEDFEMVVGVPSKGPAKQAKCIVVESEEKKEYNTSEWPVGFPSKDPAKRAKSVVIESEEDRENNRYEMSIGFPSKGPAKRAKHIVIESEEGQEYNTSEWPVGVPSKGPANRAKSIVVESEEDRENNRYEMPIGVPSKGPAKRAKRILTESEEDLEDDKEWPVGFSSKGPAKRPKPVVTESKEEITSEISTDAFPKNVAKWAQRMLFGSEAEVQQNESKV encoded by the exons ATGTTTGTTATTGTCCGCTCTAAAAAACGGGTAAAGCCAGTCAAGCGTATCATCattaaagtaaagaaaagaaaaaagaagtccaAGTCCACAAACACTGAAGGGCCCACTGGAGTTCCTTGTAGTGTTTCCACTGACTTTGAAGAGGTAGAATCAGATCTTGGAACTTCAGGATCCGGGTCTTTCTATTATGAGATCCCCCATGAATCACCCACAGTTCCCAAAAAGCCGACGCGTATGAAAACTAAATCAAGGGAAGAGGCCATTTCTGAATTCTATGATATGCCAGCTGGGCCGTCATCTTTTACAGACCCCGACCTGCTGACCAAAAGTGTTGAAATATATAAAGATGACAAGATGGCGATGGTTAGCTCTAAGCCCATTGAAGCCAGTTCCCCAGTTCTTGCAAAGCAGGCCACACACATCGATGTAAAGGAAGAACAAAAGCCACAAATGAGCAAGACTGAGCCCTCTGAGCTACCAATCATGGCAGGCCAAGCTGGCCCTCCAAGAAGGGCTATGTCCATTGCAGGGGAAACGGAGATGGGCCCGGAAACGTCCATGCCTTTGTCATATATGATTCCCAATGGAGCCAAGGAgatattaaagataaaaataaagaaagaaaaagacaaagggaTAACTGAGGCAGAAGCGTTTGAAATTCCAGAGGACACTCAGCTTCCACTTGATGGGACACACATAAAGGTAAAACAAGAGAAAGAGCAAGGAGCAGCTCCAGCTGTCCATGGTGAGATGCCAACTGATCAGTACAGGCAGTTTTTAGTGAAAGTCGAGAAAGATGTAGAAAAGCTTGTGCCACTGCCAACTGAAATTCCATCCAAAGATCCTACAATGCGGGCCCAATATGTCAAAGTAAAATCTGAGAAAGAGTCTGAAATTCTACCATCAGATTTGGATCTGACCGCTACATTTGATACCAAAGATCCTGCAAAGAGGGCCCAGCTTGTAAAATTTAAATCAGAGGACGAGAAATTTTTCAGAATACCTCATACATCATCCCCTGGTACACCTTTACAGCGTGCCCATAGTGTAGTGTTAAGGTCAGAGGAAGCGAAAGAATCGATTCTTCACTATTCCAAACCACCAGACGGAACTCCTGCCACAGGTCTTATGAAGGAGCCCCCACATTTAACCATAAAATCAGAGCCCGAGACCGAAGTGGCTGCATTTCCGCCACCTCAAAGTGTTGTACTAAAATCAGATGAAGAAGCAGAGAAGCAAGATGAACTTCCCTCCGCAGGCCCCTTGGAATGGGTGCAACATCAGCCATCatcactaaagaaaaaaattggaCCTGATCATTATGGGATGCTAAGTGAAGCTCCTTCTGAGCAGATAACAATAAAGTTCGAAAAGCCGATGGAGCGCAGTGCTTCCATAGGTTTGGTAAAAAGTGCTCAACATATGATATTAACATCAGTAGAGCAAGCAGAAACTGTCAGGTCTGACCAGTATCTGATGTCTCCCAAGGGTCCAGGAAAGACTGACCAGCATGCTAGAACACCAAAAGAGGTGTCCAAAAGTAAGATGTCAGAAATGGATGTTAGACCTCCAACCAAAGACCCCACAGAACTGGCCCAACATGTAATTATAAAGTCAGaggaaaatatggaaatattGAAGATGCCAGTAGAAGTTCCATCAACTGATTTGGCAAAGCCTGGTCAACCCATAGTTATGGAATCAGATGAAGAGAGTAAGCCAGAGATATCCACAGGAGTTTTCAGCAAAGGATTCACAATGTTGGCTCAACGTCTGTTTAGATCAGAATCTGAAAAGGATACATCTGAGATTCCAGCAGCCGTTCTAACCAAAGTTCTTTTGAAGCAAGCTAAAGGGGTTCGAACAGAATCTAAAGAATTCCAGGATGATAGTACATATGATATTCATTTAGGATTTCCTTCTGATGGTCCCGCAAAGAGGGCTCAACATGTACACTCCAAAATAAAGGATGAAAAAGATACAACTGAGACAGCTGAAGGAGTTCCATATAATCGTTCTGCAAAACTTGCACAGAATGAAGTAGCAAAACTGGAGGAAGACAGTAAGTTTGAGACACGGATATCAGTTCTCCCCAAAGGTATCGCAAAGTGGGCTCAGCGTTTCTTTGGATCGGAGGCAGAGTCAGAAGAAAGTACTTCCGATGTGTCAGAAGGAATTCCAACCCAAGGTTCAGCAAAACAAGCCGAATATGTAATAACAGAAACCAAGGATGAGCAGAATGATGACACATCTGAAATGTTCACAGGTGTTCCAAATAGAGGTCCTGAAAAGTGGGTTCAACATGTAGCAATGGAATCAAAGGAAGAATTACTAAAAAATATAAACGAGATGCCTGTAGGAGTTCATTCCAAAGGTTATAGAAAGCAAGGTAACCACGTAGTAGTAGAATCAGGGGATGAGCAGGAAGATTTTGAGATGGTAGTAGGAGTTCCATCTAAAG GTCCTGCAAAACGAGCCAAAAGTGTAGTAATAGAATCTGAGGaagagcagaaacaaaaaagatctGAGATGCCCGTAGGGTTTCCATCTAAAGGCCTTGCAAAACGATCCAAGAGTGTAGTAATAAAATCTGAGAAAGAGCAGGAAGATGAGAGGTTTGAGATGCCTGTAGGGTTTCCATCTAATGGTCTGGCAAAGCGAGCCAAAAGTGTAGTAATAGAACCTGAGGAAGAATTATTAAGGAATACTACTCGGGTACCTGTGGAAGTTCATTCCAAAGGCCCCAGAAAGCAAGGTAAATATGTAATAGTTGAATCAGGGGATGAGCAGGAAGATTTTGAGATGGTAGTAGGAGTTCCATCTAAAGGTCCTGCAAAGCAAGCCAAACGTATAGTAGTAGagtctgaggaaaaaaaggaatataATACATCTGAGTGGCCTGTAGGTGTTCCATCTAAAGGTCCTGCAAAACGAGCCAAAAGTGTAGTAATAGAATCTGAGGaagagcagaaacaaaaaagatctGAGATGCTTGTAGTGTTTCCATCTAAAGGTCCTGCAAAACGATCCAAAAGTGTGGTAATAAAATCTGAGAAAGAGCAGGAAGATGAGAGATTTGAGTTGCCTGTGGGATTTCCATCTAAAGGTCCTGCAAAGCGATCCAAAAGTGTAAGAATAGAACCTGAggaagaattattaaagaatacTACTCGGGTACCTGTGGAAGTTCATTCCAAAGGCCCCAGAAAGCAAGGTAAATATGTAATAGTAGAATCAGGGGATGAGCAGGAAGATTTCGAGATGGTAGTGGGAGTTCCATCTAAAGGTCCTGCAAAACAAGCCAAATGTATTGTAGTAgaatctgaggaaaaaaaggaatataATACATCTGAGTGGCCTGTAGGGTTTCCATCTAAAGATCCTGCAAAACGAGCCAAAAGTGTAGTAATAGAATCTGAGGAAGACCGTGAAAATAACAGGTATGAGATGTCCATAGGATTTCCATCTAAAGGTCCTGCAAAACGAGCCAAACATATAGTAATAGAATCTGAGGAAGGGCAGGAATATAATACATCTGAGTGGCCTGTAGGTGTTCCATCTAAAGGTCCTGCAAACCGAGCCAAAAGTATAGTAGTAGAATCTGAGGAAGACCGTGAAAATAACAG ATATGAGATGCCCATAGGTGTTCCATCAAAAGGTCCTGCAAAACGAGCCAAACGTATATTAACCGAATCTGAGGAAGATCTTGAAGATGATAAAGAGTGGCCAGTAGGCTTTTCTTCTAAAGGTCCAGCAAAACGACCCAAACCTGTAGTAACAGAGTCGAAGGAAGAGATTACATCTGAGATATCTACCGACGCTTTTCCCAAAAATGTTGCAAAGTGGGCTCAGCGTATGCTGTTCGGATCAGAGGCAGAGGTTCAGCAAAATGAGTCCAAAGTGTAG
- the LOC114654990 gene encoding uncharacterized protein LOC114654990 isoform X1, which produces MFVIVRSKKRVKPVKRIIIKVKKRKKKSKSTNTEGPTGVPCSVSTDFEEVESDLGTSGSGSFYYEIPHESPTVPKKPTRMKTKSREEAISEFYDMPAGPSSFTDPDLLTKSVEIYKDDKMAMVSSKPIEASSPVLAKQATHIDVKEEQKPQMSKTEPSELPIMAGQAGPPRRAMSIAGETEMGPETSMPLSYMIPNGAKEILKIKIKKEKDKGITEAEAFEIPEDTQLPLDGTHIKVKQEKEQGAAPAVHGEMPTDQYRQFLVKVEKDVEKLVPLPTEIPSKDPTMRAQYVKVKSEKESEILPSDLDLTATFDTKDPAKRAQLVKFKSEDEKFFRIPHTSSPGTPLQRAHSVVLRSEEAKESILHYSKPPDGTPATGLMKEPPHLTIKSEPETEVAAFPPPQSVVLKSDEEAEKQDELPSAGPLEWVQHQPSSLKKKIGPDHYGMLSEAPSEQITIKFEKPMERSASIGLVKSAQHMILTSVEQAETVRSDQYLMSPKGPGKTDQHARTPKEVSKSKMSEMDVRPPTKDPTELAQHVIIKSEENMEILKMPVEVPSTDLAKPGQPIVMESDEESKPEISTGVFSKGFTMLAQRLFRSESEKDTSEIPAAVLTKVLLKQAKGVRTESKEFQDDSTYDIHLGFPSDGPAKRAQHVHSKIKDEKDTTETAEGVPYNRSAKLAQNEVAKLEEDSKFETRISVLPKGIAKWAQRFFGSEAESEESTSDVSEGIPTQGSAKQAEYVITETKDEQNDDTSEMFTGVPNRGPEKWVQHVAMESKEELLKNINEMPVGVHSKGYRKQGNHVVVESGDEQEDFEMVVGVPSKGPAKRAKSVVIESEEEQKQKRSEMPVGFPSKGLAKRSKSVVIKSEKEQEDERFEMPVGFPSNGLAKRAKSVVIEPEEELLRNTTRVPVEVHSKGPRKQGKYVIVESGDEQEDFEMVVGVPSKGPAKQAKRIVVESEEKKEYNTSEWPVGVPSKGPAKRAKSVVIESEEEQKQKRSEMLVVFPSKGPAKRSKSVVIKSEKEQEDERFELPVGFPSKGPAKRSKSVRIEPEEELLKNTTRVPVEVHSKGPRKQGKYVIVESGDEQEDFEMVVGVPSKGPAKQAKCIVVESEEKKEYNTSEWPVGFPSKDPAKRAKSVVIESEEDRENNRYEMSIGFPSKGPAKRAKHIVIESEEGQEYNTSEWPVGVPSKGPANRAKSIVVESEEDRENNRYEMSIGFPSKGPAKRAKHIVIESEEGQEYNTSEWPVGVPSKGPANRAKSIVVESEEDRENNRYEMPIGVPSKGPAKRAKRILTESEEDLEDDKEWPVGFSSKGPAKRPKPVVTESKEEITSEISTDAFPKNVAKWAQRMLFGSEAEVQQNESKV; this is translated from the exons ATGTTTGTTATTGTCCGCTCTAAAAAACGGGTAAAGCCAGTCAAGCGTATCATCattaaagtaaagaaaagaaaaaagaagtccaAGTCCACAAACACTGAAGGGCCCACTGGAGTTCCTTGTAGTGTTTCCACTGACTTTGAAGAGGTAGAATCAGATCTTGGAACTTCAGGATCCGGGTCTTTCTATTATGAGATCCCCCATGAATCACCCACAGTTCCCAAAAAGCCGACGCGTATGAAAACTAAATCAAGGGAAGAGGCCATTTCTGAATTCTATGATATGCCAGCTGGGCCGTCATCTTTTACAGACCCCGACCTGCTGACCAAAAGTGTTGAAATATATAAAGATGACAAGATGGCGATGGTTAGCTCTAAGCCCATTGAAGCCAGTTCCCCAGTTCTTGCAAAGCAGGCCACACACATCGATGTAAAGGAAGAACAAAAGCCACAAATGAGCAAGACTGAGCCCTCTGAGCTACCAATCATGGCAGGCCAAGCTGGCCCTCCAAGAAGGGCTATGTCCATTGCAGGGGAAACGGAGATGGGCCCGGAAACGTCCATGCCTTTGTCATATATGATTCCCAATGGAGCCAAGGAgatattaaagataaaaataaagaaagaaaaagacaaagggaTAACTGAGGCAGAAGCGTTTGAAATTCCAGAGGACACTCAGCTTCCACTTGATGGGACACACATAAAGGTAAAACAAGAGAAAGAGCAAGGAGCAGCTCCAGCTGTCCATGGTGAGATGCCAACTGATCAGTACAGGCAGTTTTTAGTGAAAGTCGAGAAAGATGTAGAAAAGCTTGTGCCACTGCCAACTGAAATTCCATCCAAAGATCCTACAATGCGGGCCCAATATGTCAAAGTAAAATCTGAGAAAGAGTCTGAAATTCTACCATCAGATTTGGATCTGACCGCTACATTTGATACCAAAGATCCTGCAAAGAGGGCCCAGCTTGTAAAATTTAAATCAGAGGACGAGAAATTTTTCAGAATACCTCATACATCATCCCCTGGTACACCTTTACAGCGTGCCCATAGTGTAGTGTTAAGGTCAGAGGAAGCGAAAGAATCGATTCTTCACTATTCCAAACCACCAGACGGAACTCCTGCCACAGGTCTTATGAAGGAGCCCCCACATTTAACCATAAAATCAGAGCCCGAGACCGAAGTGGCTGCATTTCCGCCACCTCAAAGTGTTGTACTAAAATCAGATGAAGAAGCAGAGAAGCAAGATGAACTTCCCTCCGCAGGCCCCTTGGAATGGGTGCAACATCAGCCATCatcactaaagaaaaaaattggaCCTGATCATTATGGGATGCTAAGTGAAGCTCCTTCTGAGCAGATAACAATAAAGTTCGAAAAGCCGATGGAGCGCAGTGCTTCCATAGGTTTGGTAAAAAGTGCTCAACATATGATATTAACATCAGTAGAGCAAGCAGAAACTGTCAGGTCTGACCAGTATCTGATGTCTCCCAAGGGTCCAGGAAAGACTGACCAGCATGCTAGAACACCAAAAGAGGTGTCCAAAAGTAAGATGTCAGAAATGGATGTTAGACCTCCAACCAAAGACCCCACAGAACTGGCCCAACATGTAATTATAAAGTCAGaggaaaatatggaaatattGAAGATGCCAGTAGAAGTTCCATCAACTGATTTGGCAAAGCCTGGTCAACCCATAGTTATGGAATCAGATGAAGAGAGTAAGCCAGAGATATCCACAGGAGTTTTCAGCAAAGGATTCACAATGTTGGCTCAACGTCTGTTTAGATCAGAATCTGAAAAGGATACATCTGAGATTCCAGCAGCCGTTCTAACCAAAGTTCTTTTGAAGCAAGCTAAAGGGGTTCGAACAGAATCTAAAGAATTCCAGGATGATAGTACATATGATATTCATTTAGGATTTCCTTCTGATGGTCCCGCAAAGAGGGCTCAACATGTACACTCCAAAATAAAGGATGAAAAAGATACAACTGAGACAGCTGAAGGAGTTCCATATAATCGTTCTGCAAAACTTGCACAGAATGAAGTAGCAAAACTGGAGGAAGACAGTAAGTTTGAGACACGGATATCAGTTCTCCCCAAAGGTATCGCAAAGTGGGCTCAGCGTTTCTTTGGATCGGAGGCAGAGTCAGAAGAAAGTACTTCCGATGTGTCAGAAGGAATTCCAACCCAAGGTTCAGCAAAACAAGCCGAATATGTAATAACAGAAACCAAGGATGAGCAGAATGATGACACATCTGAAATGTTCACAGGTGTTCCAAATAGAGGTCCTGAAAAGTGGGTTCAACATGTAGCAATGGAATCAAAGGAAGAATTACTAAAAAATATAAACGAGATGCCTGTAGGAGTTCATTCCAAAGGTTATAGAAAGCAAGGTAACCACGTAGTAGTAGAATCAGGGGATGAGCAGGAAGATTTTGAGATGGTAGTAGGAGTTCCATCTAAAG GTCCTGCAAAACGAGCCAAAAGTGTAGTAATAGAATCTGAGGaagagcagaaacaaaaaagatctGAGATGCCCGTAGGGTTTCCATCTAAAGGCCTTGCAAAACGATCCAAGAGTGTAGTAATAAAATCTGAGAAAGAGCAGGAAGATGAGAGGTTTGAGATGCCTGTAGGGTTTCCATCTAATGGTCTGGCAAAGCGAGCCAAAAGTGTAGTAATAGAACCTGAGGAAGAATTATTAAGGAATACTACTCGGGTACCTGTGGAAGTTCATTCCAAAGGCCCCAGAAAGCAAGGTAAATATGTAATAGTTGAATCAGGGGATGAGCAGGAAGATTTTGAGATGGTAGTAGGAGTTCCATCTAAAGGTCCTGCAAAGCAAGCCAAACGTATAGTAGTAGagtctgaggaaaaaaaggaatataATACATCTGAGTGGCCTGTAGGTGTTCCATCTAAAGGTCCTGCAAAACGAGCCAAAAGTGTAGTAATAGAATCTGAGGaagagcagaaacaaaaaagatctGAGATGCTTGTAGTGTTTCCATCTAAAGGTCCTGCAAAACGATCCAAAAGTGTGGTAATAAAATCTGAGAAAGAGCAGGAAGATGAGAGATTTGAGTTGCCTGTGGGATTTCCATCTAAAGGTCCTGCAAAGCGATCCAAAAGTGTAAGAATAGAACCTGAggaagaattattaaagaatacTACTCGGGTACCTGTGGAAGTTCATTCCAAAGGCCCCAGAAAGCAAGGTAAATATGTAATAGTAGAATCAGGGGATGAGCAGGAAGATTTCGAGATGGTAGTGGGAGTTCCATCTAAAGGTCCTGCAAAACAAGCCAAATGTATTGTAGTAgaatctgaggaaaaaaaggaatataATACATCTGAGTGGCCTGTAGGGTTTCCATCTAAAGATCCTGCAAAACGAGCCAAAAGTGTAGTAATAGAATCTGAGGAAGACCGTGAAAATAACAGGTATGAGATGTCCATAGGATTTCCATCTAAAGGTCCTGCAAAACGAGCCAAACATATAGTAATAGAATCTGAGGAAGGGCAGGAATATAATACATCTGAGTGGCCTGTAGGTGTTCCATCTAAAGGTCCTGCAAACCGAGCCAAAAGTATAGTAGTAGAATCTGAGGAAGACCGTGAAAATAACAGGTATGAGATGTCCATAGGATTTCCATCTAAAGGTCCTGCAAAACGAGCCAAACATATAGTAATAGAATCTGAGGAAGGGCAGGAATATAATACATCTGAGTGGCCTGTAGGTGTTCCATCTAAAGGTCCTGCAAACCGAGCCAAAAGTATAGTAGTAGAATCTGAGGAAGACCGTGAAAATAACAG ATATGAGATGCCCATAGGTGTTCCATCAAAAGGTCCTGCAAAACGAGCCAAACGTATATTAACCGAATCTGAGGAAGATCTTGAAGATGATAAAGAGTGGCCAGTAGGCTTTTCTTCTAAAGGTCCAGCAAAACGACCCAAACCTGTAGTAACAGAGTCGAAGGAAGAGATTACATCTGAGATATCTACCGACGCTTTTCCCAAAAATGTTGCAAAGTGGGCTCAGCGTATGCTGTTCGGATCAGAGGCAGAGGTTCAGCAAAATGAGTCCAAAGTGTAG